The Sphingobacterium bambusae genome includes a window with the following:
- a CDS encoding alpha/beta hydrolase → MRKIRNVSLISIGCMLVAALSLQAQHKNKPLHIAQQGSFAVGGTMLREAGDFDLAQPLEASGQTYHGDHAYVFYQVPAKARSYPLVFLHGAGQSKKTWESTPDGREGFQNIFLRRRFPIYLLDQPRRGEAGKGMVESSIKPTADEQFWFTQFRIGNYPDYFPHVQFPRDSASLVQFYRQMTPNTGSFDAQVVTASVSSLFDKIGTGILVTHSQGGGPGWLTAIANSKVRAVVAYEPYSGFVFPEGEVPAAIASSGLFGALRGTAIPLADFMKLTKIPIVIYYGDNIAKEPTTVWNKDHWRSGLEMAQQWAALLNKYGGDAQVIHLPEAGILGNTHFPFSDLNNVQVADELSRWLKQKGLDK, encoded by the coding sequence ATGAGGAAGATCCGCAATGTATCCCTTATCAGCATCGGCTGCATGCTGGTAGCAGCGCTGTCACTACAGGCGCAGCACAAGAACAAGCCTTTGCACATTGCCCAGCAGGGCAGCTTTGCCGTGGGCGGCACTATGCTACGCGAAGCTGGCGACTTTGACTTGGCACAGCCTCTAGAAGCAAGCGGACAAACGTACCACGGCGACCATGCTTACGTTTTCTATCAAGTGCCTGCCAAAGCACGCAGCTACCCCTTGGTATTTCTACACGGCGCTGGTCAATCCAAAAAAACCTGGGAGAGCACACCCGATGGACGAGAAGGTTTTCAAAACATCTTTCTCCGTCGCCGCTTTCCCATCTATCTGCTCGACCAGCCACGGCGCGGCGAAGCGGGGAAAGGCATGGTGGAGAGTAGCATAAAGCCTACTGCCGACGAACAGTTTTGGTTCACCCAATTCCGCATCGGCAACTATCCAGACTATTTCCCCCATGTACAGTTCCCTAGAGATAGTGCCTCGCTTGTGCAGTTCTACAGACAAATGACACCCAACACCGGCAGCTTCGATGCGCAAGTCGTCACCGCTTCCGTTTCCAGCCTGTTCGATAAAATCGGTACCGGCATCTTGGTTACACATTCCCAAGGAGGAGGTCCGGGTTGGCTTACAGCGATTGCGAACAGCAAAGTGCGGGCCGTGGTCGCTTACGAGCCCTATAGCGGATTTGTGTTTCCCGAAGGCGAAGTACCGGCAGCTATTGCCTCGTCAGGCCTTTTCGGCGCGCTGCGTGGCACAGCTATCCCCTTGGCCGACTTTATGAAGCTGACAAAAATTCCTATCGTGATCTACTATGGCGATAATATCGCCAAAGAACCAACCACCGTATGGAATAAAGACCATTGGCGTTCCGGTCTAGAAATGGCCCAACAATGGGCCGCCCTGCTCAACAAGTATGGCGGTGATGCACAGGTCATCCACCTGCCCGAGGCGGGCATTTTAGGGAATACACACTTTCCTTTTTCCGACCTCAACAACGTGCAGGTTGCCGACGAATTGTCCCGTTGGCTTAAGCAAAAAGGCTTGGATAAGTAA
- a CDS encoding aldo/keto reductase, whose product MEKRTLGKNGLQVSALGLGCMGLSFGYGPATDKNDAIDLIQKAVDSGITFFDTAECYGPFTNEALLGEALLPVRNEVVIASKFGFEDGDSKKGLDSRPERIKIVVEQSLQRLRTDRIDLFYQHRTDPNVPIEEVAGTIGELIREGKILHWGLSEAGTETIRRAHAEQPLAALQSEYSLFYREPETSIIPLLEELGIGFVPFSPLGKGFLTGAINDKTNFDATDFRNIVPRFSEENRKANQALVTYLQQIAAEKEASPAQVALAWLLAQKPWIVPIPGTTKQHRLAENIGALDLSLSPQELQQIEKAAAAIPIHGARYPEALQNRVGK is encoded by the coding sequence ATGGAAAAGAGAACACTAGGAAAAAACGGACTGCAAGTATCTGCTTTAGGCTTGGGCTGTATGGGGCTCAGTTTCGGATACGGTCCTGCCACAGATAAAAACGATGCGATCGATTTGATTCAAAAAGCAGTCGACTCGGGTATCACATTTTTCGACACAGCAGAATGCTATGGTCCATTTACCAACGAAGCGTTGCTGGGCGAAGCGCTACTGCCCGTTCGCAACGAAGTTGTTATCGCAAGCAAGTTTGGCTTTGAAGATGGCGACTCCAAGAAGGGTTTGGACAGCCGCCCAGAAAGAATAAAAATTGTGGTGGAGCAATCGCTGCAGCGGTTGCGGACAGATCGTATTGATCTTTTCTACCAACATCGCACCGACCCGAACGTGCCGATTGAAGAAGTAGCGGGAACCATAGGCGAGTTGATTCGCGAAGGGAAGATCTTGCACTGGGGACTTTCTGAAGCGGGGACGGAAACCATTCGTCGTGCACATGCCGAGCAGCCGCTAGCCGCACTGCAGAGCGAGTACTCCCTATTTTATCGCGAGCCCGAAACGTCTATCATCCCTCTTTTGGAGGAGCTAGGCATCGGATTTGTGCCCTTTAGCCCTTTGGGCAAAGGCTTCCTGACCGGCGCAATCAATGACAAAACTAACTTCGATGCTACAGATTTCAGAAACATCGTACCGCGATTTTCCGAAGAAAACCGTAAAGCAAACCAAGCCTTAGTGACCTATCTACAGCAAATCGCCGCTGAGAAAGAGGCTTCGCCCGCGCAGGTTGCTTTAGCTTGGCTCTTGGCCCAAAAGCCTTGGATAGTGCCCATTCCCGGAACGACAAAACAGCATCGCCTAGCGGAGAACATCGGCGCCCTTGACCTCAGCCTATCGCCGCAAGAGCTGCAGCAGATTGAAAAGGCCGCCGCCGCTATCCCCATTCATGGGGCTCGCTATCCCGAAGCATTACAAAACAGAGTAGGAAAGTAA
- a CDS encoding alpha/beta hydrolase, with protein MEQLKYIIVALFMASGMIASAQDKSKNTWGLVYGDAITKNSKGQVQIHPVHYELNGIRIAANVYTPANYDPTKHYPAIVVAHPNGGVKEQTAGLYAQRLAAAGYITIAADAAYQGASAGTPRHTDKPQFRTEDIHGMADYITQYAGVDVHRVAALGICGGGGYTLKAAQSDKRFAAVATLSMFNSGEVRRNGFQNSQLNTIQERLQQATEARAQEAAAGEIKYAGVASISDEEIANTSTDLYREGFTYYYRSHAHPNSTFLYTTSSLLDLMTWDATSGIELLNQPLLMIAGDRADTKYMSDEAFEKAINSKTKELFLLKGATHIDTYWKPVYVDQAVQKLVDFFGSNLKGQDSNHQ; from the coding sequence ATGGAACAACTAAAATACATTATAGTAGCCCTTTTTATGGCGAGTGGCATGATCGCCTCGGCGCAGGACAAATCCAAAAATACATGGGGACTGGTATATGGTGACGCTATTACAAAAAATAGCAAGGGCCAAGTGCAGATACACCCTGTGCATTATGAATTAAATGGCATCCGCATTGCGGCCAATGTGTACACCCCCGCTAATTACGATCCGACCAAACATTACCCCGCTATAGTAGTTGCACATCCCAACGGGGGCGTGAAGGAACAGACTGCCGGCCTGTATGCCCAACGGTTGGCAGCGGCCGGATATATTACCATCGCTGCCGATGCAGCCTATCAGGGCGCTAGTGCTGGCACACCTCGCCATACCGACAAACCACAATTCCGTACGGAAGACATCCATGGAATGGCTGACTACATTACGCAATATGCCGGAGTTGATGTGCATCGTGTAGCTGCACTGGGTATTTGCGGTGGAGGCGGCTACACCCTAAAGGCCGCCCAATCGGATAAACGCTTTGCTGCCGTGGCAACGTTAAGCATGTTCAATTCGGGCGAAGTGAGACGCAATGGTTTTCAAAATTCCCAATTAAATACCATCCAAGAGCGCTTGCAGCAGGCCACTGAAGCCCGTGCACAGGAGGCCGCCGCCGGGGAGATTAAATATGCAGGCGTAGCAAGCATCAGCGACGAAGAAATTGCCAACACATCGACCGATCTGTATCGCGAGGGCTTCACCTACTATTACCGATCTCATGCTCACCCCAACTCGACCTTCCTCTATACCACAAGCAGCCTCTTGGATTTGATGACTTGGGATGCAACCAGCGGAATCGAGCTACTTAACCAACCGCTTTTGATGATCGCAGGCGATCGAGCCGACACCAAATATATGAGCGACGAGGCTTTCGAAAAGGCGATCAACAGCAAAACAAAAGAGCTATTTCTATTAAAGGGTGCTACCCATATCGACACCTATTGGAAGCCCGTTTATGTCGATCAGGCTGTGCAGAAGCTCGTGGATTTCTTTGGCAGTAATTTGAAGGGACAAGATTCTAATCATCAATAG